The following coding sequences are from one Eucalyptus grandis isolate ANBG69807.140 chromosome 11, ASM1654582v1, whole genome shotgun sequence window:
- the LOC104425757 gene encoding LOW QUALITY PROTEIN: probable beta-1,4-xylosyltransferase IRX10L (The sequence of the model RefSeq protein was modified relative to this genomic sequence to represent the inferred CDS: inserted 1 base in 1 codon): protein MEACINFKDHAIKSFDQDRDWSVYSSVDMDLDDVQLEVELRPETPEVTYTGTSKVIDINGACSEVETIEPMIVVTAKINKLRKLRRKILVEQLKSGVLLGDPRQEHPSRGTLLLLVPLLLINYEDVGAFFFIGLLCVHLSPVSARIGASDSGRTQPTERISGSAGDVLEDDPVGRLKVFVYELPSKYNKKILQKDPRCLNHMFAAEIYMHRFLLSSPVRTLNPEEADWFYTPVYTTCDLTPNGLPLPFKSPRMMRSAIQLISSNWPYWNRTEGADHFFXVPHDFGACFHYQEEKAIERGILTLLQRATLVQTFGQRYHVCLKDGSITIPPYAPPQKMQAHLIPEKTPRSIFVYFRGLFYDVGNDPEGGYYARGARAAVWENFKDNPLFDISTEHPSTYYEDMQRAVFCLCPLGWAPWSPRLVEAVIFGCIPVIIADDIVLPFADAIPWEEIGVFVDEKDVPNLDTILTSIPPEVILRKQRLLANPSMKQAMLFPQPAQPGDAFHQVLNGLARKLPHGRSVYLKPGEKILNWTAGPVGDLKPW from the exons atggAGGCCTGTATAAAtttcaag GATCACGCGATTAAGAGCTTTGATCAAGATAGAGACTG GAGTGTTTATAGCAGTGTTGATATGGATCTGGACgatgttcagcttgaggtggaattgcgaccagaaactcctgaggtaaCGTATACgggtactagcaaagtaatcgacataAATGGTGCTTGTAGTGAGGTGGAGACTATAGAGCCGATGATTGTTGTAACTGCTAAGATTAACAAG TTAAGGAAGTTGCGTCGGAAAATCCTTGTggagcagttaaag TCCGGTGTTCTCTTGGGCGATCCTAGGCAAGAGCATCCGAGTCGGggtactcttcttcttcttgttcccCTTTTACTGATAAATTATGAAGATGTGGgggccttcttcttcatcggGCTTCTCTGCGTTCATCTCTCGCCGGTGTCCGCCAGGATCGGAGCTTCAGATTCGGGTCGCACCCAACCCACCGAGCGCATCTCTG GCAGTGCTGGTGATGTTCTGGAAGATGACCCGGTGGGAAGGTTGAAAGTATTTGTTTATGAACTCCCAAGCAAGTACaacaagaaaattcttcaaaaggaTCCCAGATGCTTGAATCACATGTTCGCTGCTGAAATCTACATGCATCGCTTTCTCTTATCTAGCCCCGTTCGAACCCTGAATCCCGAAGAAGCTGATTGGTTCTACACTCCTGTTTACACCACTTGTGACCTGACGCCAAATGGTCTCCCTCTGCCTTTTAAGTCTCCCAGGATGATGCGAAGTGCTATACAACTCATCTCCTCAAATTGGCCTTATTGGAATCGGACTGAAGGAGCCGATCACTTCT TTGTACCTCATGATTTTGGAGCATGCTTTCATTATCAG GAGGAGAAGGCCATTGAAAGAGGAATTTTGACCTTGCTCCAACGTGCTACCTTGGTTCAGACTTTTGGTCAAAGATATCATGTTTGCTTGAAAGATGGCTCGATCACAATTCCTCCATATGCTCCTCCACAGAAAATGCAAGCGCACCTGATTCCTGAAAAGACTCCTAGATCCATTTTTGTGTACTTCAGAGGTCTGTTTTATGATGTTGGAAATGATCCCGAAGGTGGTTATTATGCAAG AGGTGCAAGGGCAGCAGTCTGGGAGAACTTTAAGGACAACCCCCTGTTCGACATCTCAACGGAGCACCCTTCAACTTATTATGAGGATATGCAAAGGGCTGTCTTCTGCTTATGTCCACTTGGGTGGGCCCCTTGGAGTCCAAGATTGGTTGAAGCCGTGATATTTGGATGCATTCCAGTTATTATAGCGGACGACATAGTATTACCTTTTGCTGATGCAATCCCATGGGAAGAAATAGGCGTGTTTGTTGACGAGAAGGATGTGCCTAACCTGGATACCATTCTGACCTCAATTCCTCCAGAAGTAATATTGAGAAAGCAGAGGTTGCTTGCAAATCCTTCGATGAAGCAGGCTATGTTATTTCCACAACCAGCTCAACCAGGGGATGCTTTCCACCAGGTTCTGAATGGTCTTGCACGCAAGTTGCCGCACGGGAGGTCAGTTTACTTGAAGCCAGGGGAAAAGATTTTGAATTGGACTGCAGGCCCTGTAGGTGACTTGAAACCATGGTAG